In Azospirillum thermophilum, the genomic stretch TTGATCAGCAACGTCCCGGCGTCGCCGATCGCATAGGTGTCGGCTCCATGCCGCGCCACCGCGTTTAGGCTGATCGCCGGGGCGATGCCGTCGAGATCCCAGTCCCCCGTGCGGTGGTTCCAGACGGCATAGCTAGACCCGAAGGTCACGAAGGCGATGCGGTCGTCGCCGAGGAAGGCGCAGCTCCGCGGCCAGATGATGCTGGGCAGCGAGCTGGCCGCGAAGCGGACGAGCCGCCCCTCCTCCTGGCGCCAGACGACCACGGAGCGGTCGTAGCTCAGGCTGATCAGCCAGCGCTTGCGGTCGTCCCACACGACGCGCTTGATGCCGGCGGCATGCGCCTGCAGCGCGTGCGTGCCGCCGGCGTCGATGACCGTCAGGCGGCCCTCGTCGTCGCCGGCGAAGATCGTCCCGTCGCTCGCCAGCGCGATGGTGTCGGTCTCGATGCCGCCGAGGTCGATGCGGTCCAGCGCCTCGCCGTCCACGGCGTCCCAGCGGCGGATTGATCCGTCGTCGCTGCTGGAGACCAGGCTGCGGCCGTCCGCCGACCAGCTGATCGAGATGACGTCGGCGGTGTGCCCGCGCAGGACGTGGCGGCACCGGCCGGTGAGATCGAACAGCCGGATGGTGTGATCGCGCGAGCAGGTGGCGACGCTTCGCCCGTCCGGGCTGAAGGCGGCCATCTCCACGTCGTCCTCATGACCGACCAGCGCGGCCTTCAGCCGGAGGCTCGGGACCTCCCAGATCCGTGCCGTGTAGTCGCTGCTCGCGCTGACCAGCAGCCGGCCGTCGGGGCTGAAGGCGCACTGGTTGGCGAGATGGTCGTGGACGACGCGGTTGAGCGGCTGCTTGCTGCGGGCATCCCAGAGGATGACCTGATTGTCGTAGCCGGCCGTGGCGATGAAGGTCTCGCCATGGCAGGCGATGCCGCTGATCGGAGCGACGTGCTTCATGATGGGGCTCCAGGAAATGTCGTCTGGAAGAGGTCGGGGACAGGCGTCAGCCCGGAAGTCTGCCGGGCAGGCCGCCGGGCAGGTTGATCGAGTGGTTCTTCTTCAGCGCCTTGGCATGCAGGTAGTGCCGGTTGTGGCGGGTGAGGAAGACGCCGGTCGGGATCACGCCGTCGACGCGGATCCCCCGCTCGCGCAGGGCGGCGACCTTGTCGGGGTTGTTGGTGATCAGCCGGCAGCGGTCGACCCCCAGCGCCTCCAGCATGGCGGCGGCGTCGGAGAAATCGCGCGCGTCCTCCGGATAGCTCAGCCGGACGTTCGCCTCGAAGGTGTCGATGCCCCGGTCCTGAAGCCGGTAGGCGTCGAGCTTCGCGTAGAGGCCGATGCCGCGGCCCTCCTGCCGCAGATAGAGGAGGAAGCCGCCTTCCTGGCTCAGCCTGTCCAGGGCTTCATGCAGCTGCGGGCCGCAGTCGCAGCGCTCGGACCCGAAGATGTCGCCGGTCAGGCACTCGGAATGGATGCGGACCAGCGGGATACCCCCGGCTTCCTGTCGCCGATCTGGATGGCGACATGTTCGTTGGGAGTGGAAAGCCCGTCGAATGAAATGAACTTGCCGACCTGGCCCGATGCGGCAAGCGGAATCTCCACCGACGACCTGATGCGGAGCTTGGCCATGTCTCTTTCCTCCTGCGTGTTCGATTTATCTGTTCAGGCGTCTTCGGCGAGCCGGAAGCCCATGACGTAGATGGGCCGGGGGAATTTCCCGTGGCGCCTGCTGTTCCTTGCCAGATCGCGGAAGCGGGAGAAGCTGCCGCCCCTGGCCACCCGGTGGCGGCCGACCACGCTCACCAGATCGTCCTCCACCGCCGCACCGCCGGGATAGGGCGCGTAGGCGTCGGCCACGTATTCCTCGACATTGCCCGCCATGTCGAAGCAGCCGAAGGGGGACCGGC encodes the following:
- a CDS encoding WD40 repeat domain-containing protein; translation: MKHVAPISGIACHGETFIATAGYDNQVILWDARSKQPLNRVVHDHLANQCAFSPDGRLLVSASSDYTARIWEVPSLRLKAALVGHEDDVEMAAFSPDGRSVATCSRDHTIRLFDLTGRCRHVLRGHTADVISISWSADGRSLVSSSDDGSIRRWDAVDGEALDRIDLGGIETDTIALASDGTIFAGDDEGRLTVIDAGGTHALQAHAAGIKRVVWDDRKRWLISLSYDRSVVVWRQEEGRLVRFAASSLPSIIWPRSCAFLGDDRIAFVTFGSSYAVWNHRTGDWDLDGIAPAISLNAVARHGADTYAIGDAGTLLINGRPSTRIGSLCNFLLPFGDAVLTGGQMGQVYDAVSGEMLHQHRSPLNCGTVFTRNGIPHAAIGTYTGEALIFELPESGPPRMVGEVRMHDNAIKGIAANDEYLFSVCATAAAAFHRISDFSLHSYIDRAHDRISNACTSIDDGFASVGRDLKLRLWRDQSAEAYETPHRHSVKCVAASPDRRLIATGSYGGTIAVFDLDKRQWTVERKPTTSGISCIAYDPVSSDFIASSYDGHLYHVGLGAAAVRAAD